The Gemmatimonadaceae bacterium genome contains a region encoding:
- a CDS encoding EAL domain-containing protein has product MRRRVGSIADTALIVGAVGAHVALLAVLQLVPGTTRDMRHVVQLCASVVSYALLALAAWRVSTDARVDEESRDAWRLLSLAVVTQWVFYAAYFVVESGWGAPPPLSWLDAIYLLSYPLLLAGILRLPQPSRAGFRVATHWIDAALVIVAGGVAIVHFALPDGAVLERMPGRALATLLVYPAGDVVLLLGATTLWMREPAMRRHGTALLLTLALVAMMGADVTYSSRMAHGRYHVGSWLDVAWTIPVALMAMAAHWQRVMARRVYAHGEPSAIRTRPAGLPYVATAFVYLLAIGYRAFTGTTAPRVLAVGAVVVTVLVLLRQWLALNENARLVGAAAARESEARFRALVQHASEMLLIVDGDFTVTYASPAAVKALAMRTEDVVGARLLSLVEKDDVPAAVRLLGRAVAAGRESVRGEWRLRASDERVVLAEHVATCLLDEPAVRGIVLNSRDVTERSELEQKLTHQALHDPLTQLANRTLFQDRLDHACRRAARAPGSVALLFLDLDDFKRINDSLGHAAGDALLVETGARVASQLRDGDTLARLGGDEFAILLEGVEDVEMPTSVAARVLSALRDPITIAGKEIHVCVSIGIATTRDAVTPVELMRNADLAMYLAKSRGKDGCAAYEPHMYEAMAMRLDVEADLRRAIDAGELRLVFQPVIRLRDRQVVGAEALVRWTHPVRGEISPSTFIPIAEEAGLIVPIERWVLHEACRHARRWHDEEGVPIVVGVNISARHIHDPSLLGDVRDALAASDLSPDQLALEITESVLLRDSADVARVLGDLKRLGVRLALDDFGTGYSSLSYLQRFPIDMLKIDKAFVAPMAAASFDARLVRAIIALGESLGMLIVAEGIETEVQRRALCELGCAVGQGFLFSRPLESGALVALVRRLGVAAPELHLPVAARALEAADR; this is encoded by the coding sequence ATGCGTCGTCGCGTTGGTTCGATCGCGGACACCGCGCTGATCGTCGGCGCCGTGGGGGCGCACGTGGCGCTGCTCGCGGTGTTGCAGCTGGTGCCCGGCACCACGCGCGACATGCGGCACGTGGTGCAGCTGTGCGCGAGCGTGGTCAGCTACGCCCTGCTGGCCCTCGCGGCGTGGCGCGTGTCGACCGATGCACGTGTCGACGAAGAGTCGCGCGATGCCTGGCGCCTGCTGTCGCTCGCGGTCGTCACGCAGTGGGTGTTCTACGCGGCGTATTTCGTCGTCGAATCCGGGTGGGGCGCCCCGCCGCCGCTGTCGTGGCTCGACGCCATCTATCTCCTCTCGTATCCGTTGCTGCTGGCGGGAATCCTCCGGCTGCCGCAACCGTCGCGCGCGGGCTTCCGCGTGGCCACGCACTGGATCGACGCGGCGCTCGTCATCGTGGCGGGTGGCGTCGCGATCGTCCACTTCGCCCTCCCCGACGGTGCGGTGCTCGAGCGCATGCCCGGGCGTGCGCTGGCCACCCTCCTGGTGTATCCCGCCGGCGACGTCGTGCTCCTGCTCGGCGCGACGACGCTCTGGATGCGCGAACCGGCCATGCGCCGGCATGGAACGGCGCTGCTGCTCACGCTGGCGCTGGTCGCGATGATGGGCGCAGACGTGACCTACTCGTCTCGCATGGCGCACGGCAGATACCACGTGGGGAGCTGGCTCGACGTCGCCTGGACGATCCCGGTGGCGCTGATGGCGATGGCCGCGCACTGGCAGCGCGTCATGGCGCGCCGCGTGTATGCGCATGGAGAGCCGTCGGCGATTCGGACGCGCCCGGCGGGACTCCCCTACGTGGCAACGGCGTTCGTGTACCTGCTCGCCATCGGCTACCGTGCCTTTACCGGAACGACGGCACCGCGAGTCCTGGCGGTCGGCGCGGTCGTCGTGACGGTGCTGGTCCTCCTGCGCCAGTGGCTTGCGCTCAACGAGAACGCCCGCCTGGTGGGCGCCGCCGCCGCGCGCGAGAGCGAGGCGCGCTTCCGAGCCCTCGTGCAGCACGCCTCGGAGATGCTCCTCATCGTCGACGGTGACTTCACGGTCACCTACGCGAGCCCTGCAGCCGTGAAGGCGCTGGCGATGCGCACGGAAGACGTGGTCGGCGCGCGCCTGCTGTCGCTGGTTGAGAAAGATGATGTCCCGGCCGCGGTGCGCCTGCTGGGGAGAGCGGTGGCGGCGGGGCGCGAGTCGGTGCGCGGCGAGTGGCGCCTGCGCGCCTCGGATGAACGCGTGGTCCTGGCCGAGCACGTGGCCACCTGTCTCCTCGACGAGCCGGCTGTGCGCGGCATCGTGCTCAACTCGCGCGACGTCACCGAACGTTCGGAGCTGGAACAGAAGCTCACGCACCAGGCGCTGCACGATCCACTCACGCAGCTGGCCAACCGCACGCTCTTTCAGGATCGACTCGACCACGCCTGCCGCCGCGCGGCGCGCGCGCCGGGGTCGGTGGCGCTCCTCTTTCTCGACCTCGACGACTTCAAGCGCATCAACGATTCGCTGGGGCATGCAGCTGGCGACGCCCTCCTGGTGGAGACGGGCGCGCGTGTGGCGTCACAGCTTCGCGACGGCGACACGCTGGCGCGCCTGGGCGGCGACGAGTTCGCCATCCTCCTCGAGGGAGTGGAGGATGTGGAGATGCCGACCTCGGTCGCGGCCCGCGTCCTCTCGGCGTTGCGCGACCCGATCACGATTGCCGGGAAGGAGATCCATGTGTGCGTGAGCATCGGGATCGCGACCACACGCGATGCCGTCACGCCAGTGGAGCTGATGCGAAACGCCGACCTGGCGATGTACCTCGCCAAGTCGCGCGGGAAGGACGGCTGCGCGGCCTACGAGCCGCACATGTACGAGGCGATGGCGATGCGCCTCGACGTCGAGGCGGACCTGCGCCGCGCCATCGATGCTGGCGAGTTGCGGCTGGTCTTCCAGCCGGTGATCAGGCTGCGCGACCGTCAGGTGGTGGGCGCCGAGGCGCTCGTGCGCTGGACGCACCCCGTGCGTGGCGAGATCTCCCCGTCGACGTTCATCCCGATCGCCGAGGAAGCGGGGCTCATCGTCCCCATCGAGCGGTGGGTGCTGCACGAGGCATGTCGCCACGCACGACGTTGGCACGATGAGGAAGGCGTACCGATCGTCGTCGGCGTCAACATCTCGGCGCGGCATATCCACGACCCGTCGCTCCTCGGCGACGTGCGCGACGCCCTGGCGGCGAGCGACCTGTCGCCGGATCAGCTGGCGCTCGAGATCACCGAGAGCGTCCTGCTGCGCGACAGCGCCGATGTGGCGCGTGTGCTCGGCGATCTCAAGCGCCTGGGCGTGCGGCTCGCGCTGGACGACTTTGGCACGGGCTACTCGTCGCTGAGCTATCTGCAGCGCTTTCCCATCGACATGCTCAAGATCGACAAGGCGTTCGTGGCGCCGATGGCGGCGGCGTCGTTCGATGCGCGTCTCGTGCGGGCCATCATCGCGTTAGGCGAGAGTCTCGGCATGCTGATCGTGGCCGAGGGGATCGAGACCGAGGTGCAGCGCCGCGCGCTGTGCGAGCTGGGGTGCGCGGTGGGGCAGGGGTTCCTCTTCTCGCGCCCGCTGGAGTCCGGTGCCCTCGTGGCGCTGGTGCGCCGCCTGGGCGTGGCCGCGCCGGAGCTGCACCTGCCGGTCGCGGCGCGGGCGCTCGAAGCCGCGGATCGTTAG
- the ruvB gene encoding Holliday junction branch migration DNA helicase RuvB, with protein sequence MPREITTPDELPEEGPVELSLRPQRLGEFIGQTKVKESLRISIDAALTRREPLDHTLFFGPPGLGKTTLAELIARELGVNIRTTSGPALEKPGDLVGTLTNLREGDILFIDEIHRLRPVIEEFLYPAMEDYRIDIRLSEGPKAQTITMPIERFTLIGATTRQGMLTPPMRARFGIVQRLNYYPAEDLEHIVRRTAEVLRVEVDAAGAHEIARRSRGTPRIANRLLRRVRDYAQVRADGAITRDVADVALQLLDVDQFGLDDMDARILRAIIEKFEGGPVGVGSIAAAVAEDAGTIEEVYEPFLVQNGFLQRTPRGRVATSLAYRHFGFTPPTTSEAQPELF encoded by the coding sequence GTGCCTCGCGAAATCACGACGCCCGACGAACTCCCCGAGGAAGGACCGGTCGAGCTCTCACTCCGACCGCAACGGCTCGGCGAGTTCATCGGGCAGACGAAGGTCAAGGAGAGCCTGCGCATCTCCATCGATGCCGCACTCACCCGGCGTGAGCCGCTCGATCACACGCTCTTCTTCGGCCCGCCCGGCCTTGGCAAGACGACGCTGGCCGAACTCATCGCTCGCGAACTCGGCGTCAACATCCGCACAACATCGGGCCCGGCACTGGAGAAGCCGGGCGACCTGGTGGGGACGCTCACCAACCTGCGCGAAGGTGACATCCTCTTCATCGACGAGATCCATCGCCTGCGCCCGGTGATCGAGGAGTTCCTCTATCCCGCCATGGAGGACTACCGCATCGATATCCGCCTCTCGGAAGGGCCCAAGGCGCAGACGATCACCATGCCCATCGAGCGCTTCACGCTCATTGGCGCCACCACGCGCCAGGGGATGCTCACGCCGCCCATGCGTGCGCGCTTCGGCATCGTGCAACGGCTCAACTACTACCCGGCCGAGGATCTCGAACACATCGTGCGCCGCACCGCGGAGGTGCTGCGCGTCGAGGTCGATGCCGCGGGCGCCCACGAGATCGCGCGCCGCTCGCGCGGGACGCCACGCATTGCCAACCGCCTCCTGCGCCGCGTGCGCGACTACGCACAGGTGCGCGCCGATGGCGCCATCACGCGCGACGTGGCCGACGTCGCGTTGCAGCTGCTGGACGTGGACCAGTTCGGCCTCGACGACATGGACGCGCGCATCCTCCGCGCCATCATCGAGAAGTTCGAGGGCGGACCGGTCGGCGTCGGCTCCATTGCAGCCGCGGTGGCCGAGGACGCCGGAACGATCGAGGAGGTCTACGAACCCTTCCTCGTCCAGAATGGCTTCCTGCAACGCACCCCGCGCGGACGCGTCGCCACATCGCTCGCATACCGGCACTTCGGCTTCACGCCGCCGACCACCAGCGAGGCGCAGCCCGAGCTGTTCTGA
- a CDS encoding Re/Si-specific NAD(P)(+) transhydrogenase subunit alpha, with protein sequence MNVGIPRERFPGERRVAAIPDSVKKLAKLGFAVRVETNAGLAAGFDDAAYLAAGATIAPPDQVWASEVIAKIRPPADDEIARLNASQTVISYLYPAFNGETVQKLAARGVSAIAMDQVPRTTRAQKVDALSSMGNLSGYRAIIEAVNVMQRPLRGQSTAAGKIHPAKVLIIGAGVAGLAAIGAARALGAIVRAFDTRPAAKEQVVSMGAEFLEITLEEDGSGQGGYAKEMSPAFIEAEMALFLAQAREVDIIVTTALIPGKKAPTLITAEMVKAMKRGSVVVDLAAEQGGNCELTQRDQAVDVNGVTVIGYTDLPSRMAQQASTLYATNITHLLEEMGGAEKFALSEDNDIVRPMTVLNAGAMKWPPPAPAAAPPVPKPAAPKAPIYGQAHGAPTGGPSSSGKWVLLVAGLALLGIGLAAPATFITHFTVFVLACFIGYQVIWSVTPALHTPLMSVTNAISGIIVIGGMLQVRGSSAASLVGLAAVVLATINIAGGFLVTQRMLRMFHR encoded by the coding sequence ATGAACGTTGGAATCCCAAGGGAGCGATTCCCCGGCGAGCGCCGGGTGGCCGCTATCCCTGACTCGGTGAAGAAGCTGGCCAAGCTTGGCTTCGCGGTGCGAGTCGAGACGAACGCCGGCCTCGCCGCCGGCTTCGACGACGCCGCGTATCTCGCTGCCGGTGCCACCATCGCCCCCCCGGATCAGGTCTGGGCGAGTGAAGTCATTGCCAAGATCCGGCCCCCCGCCGACGACGAGATCGCGCGGCTCAACGCATCGCAGACCGTCATCAGCTACCTGTATCCCGCCTTCAATGGCGAGACGGTGCAGAAGCTCGCCGCGCGCGGCGTGAGCGCGATTGCGATGGACCAGGTCCCGCGCACGACGCGCGCGCAGAAAGTCGATGCGCTGTCGTCGATGGGGAACCTGTCCGGCTATCGCGCCATCATCGAAGCGGTCAACGTCATGCAGCGTCCGCTGCGCGGCCAGTCGACCGCCGCGGGGAAGATTCACCCCGCCAAGGTGCTCATCATCGGCGCCGGCGTCGCTGGACTCGCGGCGATTGGTGCGGCGCGCGCACTCGGCGCCATCGTCCGCGCCTTCGACACGCGCCCCGCCGCCAAGGAACAGGTGGTGTCGATGGGCGCCGAGTTCCTCGAGATCACCCTCGAGGAAGACGGGAGCGGTCAGGGGGGCTACGCGAAGGAGATGAGCCCCGCCTTCATCGAGGCGGAGATGGCGCTCTTCCTGGCGCAGGCCAGGGAAGTCGACATCATCGTCACCACGGCGCTCATCCCGGGCAAGAAGGCCCCGACGCTGATCACCGCCGAAATGGTCAAGGCGATGAAGCGCGGCTCCGTCGTGGTCGATCTCGCCGCCGAGCAAGGCGGAAATTGTGAACTGACGCAACGCGACCAGGCGGTCGACGTGAACGGCGTGACCGTGATCGGCTACACCGACCTCCCGTCGCGCATGGCGCAGCAGGCGTCGACGCTGTACGCCACGAACATCACGCACCTGCTCGAGGAGATGGGCGGTGCGGAGAAGTTCGCGCTGTCAGAGGACAACGACATCGTTCGCCCGATGACGGTGCTGAACGCGGGCGCGATGAAGTGGCCGCCGCCAGCCCCCGCCGCCGCCCCTCCGGTACCGAAGCCCGCTGCTCCCAAGGCGCCGATCTACGGGCAAGCGCACGGCGCACCCACCGGCGGCCCCTCGAGTTCAGGGAAGTGGGTCCTCCTCGTCGCCGGTCTCGCGCTGCTTGGGATCGGGCTCGCCGCCCCGGCGACGTTCATCACGCACTTCACGGTCTTCGTCCTCGCCTGCTTCATCGGCTACCAGGTGATCTGGAGCGTGACGCCGGCGCTGCATACCCCGCTCATGAGCGTGACCAACGCGATCAGCGGCATCATCGTCATCGGCGGCATGCTGCAGGTGCGGGGGAGCTCCGCGGCTTCCCTCGTCGGGCTTGCCGCCGTCGTCCTCGCCACGATCAACATCGCCGGCGGTTTCCTCGTCACGCAGCGCATGCTGAGGATGTTCCACCGGTGA
- the pntB gene encoding Re/Si-specific NAD(P)(+) transhydrogenase subunit beta: MSDSLLNSAYIGAAVLFILSLKGLSHPETARRGNLYGAIGMAIAVLAVAIQAQIITSPLLIGAILVAGGVGAVLAARVQMTSMPQLVAILHSFVGAAAVLVGVSGYLAPLAQLEGAEKTVHGVETFLGVFIGALTFTGSVIAWGKLQGVIRSKPLLLPGRHLINVAMLVASLWLGVLFVQDGPQAMQSLLIMTAISGIIGIHLVMAIGGADMPVVVSMLNSYSGWAASAAGFMLNNDLLIITGALVGSSGAILSYIMCKAMNRSFISVILGGFGADEGAAPAGGAKVEGEMIATSAEDVADQLKQARSVIIVPGYGMAVAHAQHPLRQIVEVLRKQGTTVRFAIHPVAGRLPGHMNVLLAEANVPYDIVLEMDEINQDFPETDVVLVIGANDIVNPSALDDPNSPIAGMPVLRAWDAESCIVFKRGKGAGYAGVENPLFFKPRTRMLYGDAKATVDSLLKLLQG; the protein is encoded by the coding sequence GTGAGCGACTCCCTTCTCAATTCTGCCTACATCGGCGCCGCCGTCCTCTTCATCCTGAGCCTCAAGGGGCTCTCGCACCCCGAGACGGCGCGGCGCGGCAACCTGTACGGTGCCATCGGGATGGCGATCGCCGTCCTCGCGGTCGCGATCCAGGCGCAAATCATCACGTCGCCGCTCCTCATCGGCGCCATCCTCGTGGCCGGCGGCGTCGGCGCGGTCCTCGCGGCCCGCGTGCAGATGACGTCGATGCCGCAGCTCGTCGCCATCCTGCACTCCTTCGTTGGGGCGGCGGCGGTGCTGGTCGGCGTCTCCGGCTACCTCGCCCCGCTGGCGCAGCTCGAGGGCGCGGAAAAGACGGTGCACGGCGTGGAGACATTTCTCGGCGTCTTCATCGGGGCGCTCACCTTTACCGGGTCGGTCATCGCGTGGGGGAAGCTGCAGGGAGTCATCCGCAGCAAGCCCCTCCTCCTCCCCGGGCGCCACCTGATCAACGTGGCGATGCTCGTGGCGTCGCTCTGGCTCGGCGTCCTGTTCGTGCAGGACGGGCCGCAGGCCATGCAGTCGCTCCTGATCATGACGGCGATTTCCGGCATCATCGGGATCCACCTCGTGATGGCGATCGGCGGCGCCGACATGCCTGTCGTCGTCTCGATGCTCAACTCCTACTCCGGGTGGGCGGCGTCGGCGGCGGGCTTCATGCTCAACAACGACCTGCTCATCATCACCGGGGCGCTGGTCGGGTCGTCAGGTGCAATCCTGAGTTACATCATGTGCAAGGCGATGAACCGCTCGTTCATCTCCGTCATCCTCGGCGGCTTCGGGGCCGACGAGGGGGCCGCCCCCGCCGGCGGCGCCAAGGTCGAGGGCGAGATGATCGCCACCTCCGCCGAGGACGTCGCCGACCAGCTCAAGCAGGCGCGCTCGGTCATCATCGTCCCGGGCTACGGGATGGCGGTGGCCCACGCGCAGCACCCGCTCCGCCAGATCGTCGAGGTCCTGCGCAAGCAGGGGACGACGGTGCGCTTCGCGATCCACCCGGTGGCCGGGCGCCTCCCGGGACACATGAACGTCCTCCTCGCCGAGGCCAACGTTCCGTACGACATCGTCCTCGAGATGGACGAGATCAACCAGGACTTCCCGGAAACCGACGTCGTGCTCGTGATCGGCGCCAACGACATCGTGAATCCGAGCGCACTGGACGATCCCAACTCGCCGATTGCCGGGATGCCGGTGCTGCGCGCGTGGGACGCCGAGAGCTGCATCGTCTTCAAGCGTGGCAAGGGGGCGGGTTACGCCGGCGTGGAGAATCCGCTCTTCTTCAAGCCCAGGACGCGCATGCTGTACGGCGACGCCAAGGCGACGGTCGACTCGCTGCTCAAGCTGCTGCAGGGCTGA
- the queA gene encoding tRNA preQ1(34) S-adenosylmethionine ribosyltransferase-isomerase QueA: MPMLTPTYLTSAFDFDLPESSIAQSPSDRRDASRLMVVDRASGTIAHRTFADLADYVPSGDVLVRNTTKVIRARLLGRRDSGAPAEVMLLKSLGNHRWEALVHPGGKLRPGRVVHVAPGVDVRIDEVTERRTRVVTLQSSMDDADAIEAHGHIPLPPYIHRGDATADAERYQTVYAREAGSVAAPTAGLHFTPSLLDTLVTRGVQLADVVLHVGAGTFKPVEHDDVAAHVMHEEWYAVSARSAAQLNAARDAGAALCGVGTTTVRTLESNLDARGRFHPGQGETTIFIYPPYRIRAVDHLVTNFHLPRSTLLMLVAAFAGYDLVMEAYRVAVRDGYRFYSYGDAMLIL, from the coding sequence ATGCCGATGCTCACGCCGACCTACCTCACCTCCGCCTTCGACTTCGACCTCCCGGAGTCGTCCATCGCCCAGTCGCCCAGCGACCGGCGCGATGCGTCGCGGCTGATGGTGGTCGATCGCGCCAGCGGGACGATTGCGCACCGCACCTTCGCCGACCTGGCCGACTATGTCCCGTCGGGTGACGTGCTCGTCCGCAACACGACGAAGGTGATCCGCGCCCGCCTGCTGGGCCGGCGCGACTCCGGCGCCCCGGCAGAGGTGATGCTGCTCAAGTCGTTAGGCAACCACCGGTGGGAGGCACTAGTGCACCCCGGCGGGAAGCTGAGGCCCGGGCGCGTGGTGCACGTGGCGCCGGGCGTCGACGTGCGCATCGACGAGGTGACCGAGCGCCGCACCCGCGTAGTGACACTGCAGTCGTCGATGGACGATGCCGACGCCATCGAGGCACACGGACACATCCCGCTCCCGCCGTACATCCACCGCGGTGATGCCACCGCCGACGCGGAGCGCTACCAGACGGTGTATGCCCGCGAAGCCGGGTCGGTCGCCGCGCCGACGGCAGGGCTGCACTTCACCCCATCGCTCCTCGACACGCTGGTGACGCGCGGTGTGCAGCTGGCGGATGTGGTGCTGCATGTCGGCGCGGGGACGTTCAAGCCGGTCGAGCACGACGACGTCGCCGCACACGTGATGCACGAGGAGTGGTACGCCGTGAGCGCGCGCTCGGCGGCGCAACTCAACGCCGCGCGCGACGCCGGTGCCGCGCTGTGCGGCGTGGGGACGACGACGGTGCGCACGCTGGAATCCAACCTCGACGCCCGGGGACGCTTCCATCCGGGCCAGGGCGAAACGACGATCTTCATCTATCCCCCGTATCGCATTCGCGCGGTCGACCACCTCGTCACCAACTTTCACCTGCCGCGCTCCACGCTCCTCATGCTCGTGGCCGCCTTTGCCGGCTACGACCTGGTCATGGAGGCGTACCGCGTCGCGGTGCGCGACGGATACCGCTTCTACTCCTACGGCGATGCAATGCTCATCCTCTGA
- the tgt gene encoding tRNA guanosine(34) transglycosylase Tgt, giving the protein MATDGQARAAHFSTPHGVIETPSFMPVGTLATVKALDPEDLHTAGAQMILANAYHLHLRPGDELVRDMGGLHRFMQWSGPILTDSGGFQVFSLETLRTITEEGAEFRSHIDGSRRFFSPERVMQIERNLGADVIMQFDHVIPGQSDAAAARDASERSLRWLERCRTEFEHLRAEHGDSHGHPQALFPIVQGGIHAELRREAARAIRSAGDWVGFGIGGLSVGEAKPDMYAMLDVLEPELPADRPRYLMGVGFPEDLIEGVRRGVDLFDCVAPTRMGRNGTAFTSEGRLNVKRNDLRADARALDPSCDCATCRRFSRAYLRHLYVSDEILGLRLLSLHNVHFLLTLMRQARRAILEHRFESWAGDWLQRLTARASLPE; this is encoded by the coding sequence CTGGCCACCGACGGCCAGGCCCGCGCCGCGCACTTCTCCACCCCGCACGGCGTGATCGAGACGCCGAGCTTCATGCCGGTGGGGACGCTGGCCACGGTCAAGGCGCTCGACCCCGAGGACCTGCACACCGCCGGCGCGCAGATGATCCTCGCCAACGCCTATCACCTGCACCTCCGCCCCGGCGACGAACTGGTGCGCGACATGGGCGGCCTCCATCGCTTCATGCAGTGGAGTGGCCCCATCCTCACCGACTCGGGCGGCTTCCAGGTCTTCTCGCTCGAGACGCTGCGCACCATCACCGAGGAGGGCGCCGAGTTCCGATCGCACATCGACGGCTCCAGGCGCTTCTTCTCCCCCGAGCGCGTGATGCAGATCGAGCGCAACCTGGGCGCCGACGTGATCATGCAGTTCGACCACGTCATTCCCGGACAGTCGGACGCGGCCGCCGCGCGCGACGCCAGCGAGCGATCGCTGCGCTGGCTGGAGCGATGCCGCACGGAGTTCGAGCACCTGCGCGCCGAGCATGGCGACAGCCACGGACACCCGCAGGCGCTCTTCCCCATCGTGCAGGGCGGGATCCACGCCGAGCTGCGGCGCGAGGCGGCGCGCGCCATCCGCTCGGCCGGCGACTGGGTGGGCTTTGGCATCGGTGGACTCTCCGTGGGCGAAGCCAAGCCCGACATGTACGCCATGCTCGACGTGCTCGAACCCGAACTCCCGGCCGACCGCCCACGCTACCTGATGGGCGTGGGCTTCCCCGAGGATCTCATCGAGGGAGTGCGGCGCGGCGTCGACCTGTTCGACTGCGTGGCCCCCACGCGCATGGGGCGCAACGGGACCGCCTTCACCAGCGAGGGGCGCCTCAACGTCAAGCGCAACGACCTGCGGGCCGACGCGCGAGCGCTCGATCCGTCCTGCGATTGCGCCACCTGCCGCCGCTTCTCGCGCGCCTACCTGCGCCACCTGTACGTGAGCGACGAGATCCTGGGACTGCGCCTCCTTTCGCTGCACAATGTACATTTCCTGCTCACCCTCATGCGCCAGGCACGCCGCGCGATACTCGAGCACCGTTTCGAGTCGTGGGCCGGCGACTGGCTCCAACGCCTGACGGCTCGCGCCTCCCTTCCAGAATGA
- the yajC gene encoding preprotein translocase subunit YajC, with translation MTALFLPVPFLLQASGGMTQLLPFMFQIAAIFGIFYFLMIRPQQKQRKEHEARLRALKRGDTIVTTGGLVGEVMHIKESSKDGAAVKSMDDHLTIKSGESRVVVERGKVARVLTGEPSASPSA, from the coding sequence ATGACCGCGCTCTTCCTCCCAGTGCCGTTCCTGCTCCAGGCAAGCGGCGGCATGACGCAGTTGCTTCCGTTCATGTTCCAGATCGCGGCGATCTTCGGGATCTTCTACTTCCTGATGATCCGCCCGCAGCAGAAGCAGCGGAAGGAACACGAGGCTCGCCTGCGCGCCCTCAAGCGTGGCGACACCATCGTCACCACCGGTGGCCTGGTGGGCGAAGTGATGCACATCAAGGAATCGTCGAAGGATGGCGCCGCCGTGAAGTCGATGGACGATCACCTCACGATCAAGAGCGGGGAGTCGCGCGTGGTGGTCGAGCGCGGCAAGGTGGCGCGTGTCCTCACCGGCGAACCGTCCGCTTCGCCCAGCGCGTGA
- the def gene encoding peptide deformylase — MSLLPIQVLGASILRVETTPVAEITDELQLLIDDMFETMHAAQGIGLAAPQVGRSERLAVIEIEGERFVLINPEIVEEGGNDKAEEGCLSIPEIYGDVERSSTVVVHAMDREGKHFEIAADGLLARCLQHEIDHLHGKLFIDYLSFLKRRAALAKWELQKSKYPDSLRILTPEVVKQLREDHAHDDERL, encoded by the coding sequence GTGAGCCTGCTCCCGATCCAGGTCCTCGGCGCCTCGATCCTGCGCGTCGAGACGACTCCGGTGGCCGAGATCACCGATGAGCTGCAGCTGCTCATCGACGACATGTTCGAGACCATGCACGCCGCGCAGGGCATCGGGCTCGCCGCGCCGCAGGTGGGGCGCAGCGAGCGGTTGGCGGTGATCGAGATCGAGGGGGAGCGGTTCGTCCTCATCAACCCCGAGATCGTCGAGGAAGGCGGGAACGACAAGGCGGAGGAAGGGTGCCTCTCGATTCCCGAGATCTATGGCGACGTGGAGCGCTCGTCGACGGTCGTGGTGCACGCGATGGACCGCGAGGGAAAGCACTTCGAGATTGCGGCTGACGGCCTCCTCGCGCGCTGCCTGCAGCACGAGATCGACCACCTGCACGGCAAGCTCTTCATCGACTACCTGTCGTTCCTCAAGCGCCGCGCCGCGCTGGCCAAGTGGGAGCTGCAGAAGTCGAAGTATCCCGATTCACTCCGCATCCTCACGCCGGAAGTGGTGAAGCAGTTGCGGGAGGATCACGCGCACGACGACGAACGGCTCTAG